A genomic segment from Ptychodera flava strain L36383 chromosome 23 unlocalized genomic scaffold, AS_Pfla_20210202 Scaffold_23__1_contigs__length_28996876_pilon, whole genome shotgun sequence encodes:
- the LOC139123958 gene encoding uncharacterized protein, with amino-acid sequence MLLLFLFATLLPIVLCDSDEPYVSEEWKCLHATATEYDGVVGNVVFQQEVDCTEELWNLRDKLEESEPLETKFIYKAVGPFIAGTKTFRVVNVIQDKLDTADLGSRIQGEEVVQCFNGTVESYNGHFGKATSNKMDECPERLAGEIWWNPSGNSTFSSSGVYCTHTHRDKDFINYCMYHLPEIDIDTE; translated from the exons ATGTTGTTGCTGTTTCTCTTCGCTACCCTGTTGCCAATCGTTCTCTGTGACTCCGATGAACCGTACGTGTCTGAGGAATGGAAGTGTTTACATGCTACAGCGACTGAGTATGATGGTGTCGTGGGAAACGTAGTTTTTCAACAGGAGGTAGATTGCACGGAAGAGTTGTGGAATTTACGTGACAAGCTTGAGGAAAGTGAACCACTTGAGACCAAGTTTATTTACAAAGCAGTTGGTCCGTTCATTGCAGGAACAAAAACATTTCGAGTCGTTAACGTGATACAAGACAAACTTGACACGGCAGATTTG GGATCCAGGATTCAAGGTGAGGAAGTGGTCCAGTGCTTCAATGGAACGGTGGAATCATATAACGGACACTTTGGGAAGGCAACAAGCAACAAAATGGAT GAGTGCCCAGAGCGATTGGCGGGAGAAATTTGGTGGAACCCTTCTGGCAAttcaacattttcttcaagTGGGGTGTACTGCACTCATACCCATCGTGATAAAGACTTTATAAACTATTGCATGTATCACCTTCCAGAAATTGATATCGACACGGAATAA